From one Nonomuraea polychroma genomic stretch:
- a CDS encoding ABC transporter ATP-binding protein → MIGLSGVSRSFSGRSGVVEALRGIDLTVAEGEFVALVGRSGCGKSTLLRLIAGLLPPTAGEITVAGEQVTKARRDIAMLFQRPALLPWRSVIDNVLLPVEIFGWRRAAHRERAMRLLEMTGLAGFEKRLPHELSGGMQQRVSLCRSLIGNPRVMLMDEPFSALDAITREELSVELQRVHMENASTIVFVTHSIDEAVLLADRVVVLTPRPGRIREVVDIRIPRPRTLGRNAHLEEVARCSADLHELLMGWGTSAVARERGQ, encoded by the coding sequence ATGATTGGGCTGTCCGGCGTTTCCCGAAGTTTCAGTGGACGTTCCGGGGTCGTGGAGGCGCTGCGCGGTATTGACCTGACCGTAGCCGAGGGGGAGTTCGTCGCTCTGGTCGGCCGATCAGGATGCGGGAAATCCACACTTCTGAGGCTTATCGCCGGTTTATTGCCGCCGACAGCAGGTGAGATCACGGTCGCCGGCGAGCAGGTCACCAAGGCACGGCGCGACATCGCGATGCTCTTCCAGCGGCCCGCGCTGCTGCCCTGGCGGTCGGTCATCGACAACGTGCTGCTCCCGGTGGAGATCTTCGGCTGGCGCCGGGCGGCGCATCGTGAGCGCGCCATGCGACTTCTGGAGATGACCGGACTGGCCGGATTCGAGAAGCGCCTGCCGCACGAGCTGTCCGGCGGTATGCAGCAGCGGGTCTCCCTCTGCCGGTCGCTGATCGGCAACCCCCGGGTGATGCTGATGGACGAGCCGTTCTCCGCGCTCGACGCGATCACACGTGAGGAACTGTCGGTGGAGTTGCAGCGCGTGCACATGGAGAACGCGTCGACCATCGTCTTCGTCACCCACTCCATCGACGAGGCGGTGCTCCTGGCCGACCGGGTGGTGGTTCTCACGCCGCGTCCGGGACGCATCCGGGAGGTGGTCGACATCCGCATCCCGCGCCCGCGGACCCTGGGCCGCAACGCCCATCTCGAAGAGGTCGCACGATGCAGCGCCGATCTGCACGAGCTGCTGATGGGGTGGGGCACGTCAGCGGTGGCCCGGGAGAGAGGACAGTGA
- a CDS encoding ABC transporter substrate-binding protein: MSRLTRTVATLVLTCTFIVGCSNSDNQPQTSTSSIKPLEKVTYLTSFGNFGRDAYAWVAKDKGFFREAGLDVDIKPGSGTGDNIAKVEAGAAMFAPVDLTGLLLARGSGGAKSIVVVAGVQQRTMAALISLQGNGISKPKDLEGKTLADSPGSVVRNLFPTYAKLAGVDATKVTWVNGAPANLIGLLASGTVAGIGQFVVGEPTVESVAKGRQAVVLPYSDVMSDLYGNVLVTTTTIAREQPDLAKRFIAALMKGLVHSIDNPDETGRILQKNVPASAAAPAAAELTLMSAFVRPEGSGDVVGTIDTKRVAGSIKLLQDAGAVPSGLTPDQLISADLTPKP, from the coding sequence ATGAGCAGGCTCACCCGTACTGTCGCCACTCTCGTCTTGACCTGTACGTTCATCGTTGGTTGCAGCAATTCTGACAATCAACCGCAGACATCGACTTCTAGCATTAAACCACTAGAAAAGGTGACTTATCTGACCTCGTTCGGCAACTTCGGGCGAGACGCGTACGCCTGGGTCGCGAAGGACAAAGGGTTCTTCCGTGAGGCCGGCCTTGACGTGGACATCAAGCCCGGGAGCGGTACGGGCGACAACATTGCGAAGGTCGAGGCCGGAGCGGCGATGTTCGCCCCGGTCGACCTCACCGGCCTCCTGCTGGCGCGCGGCAGCGGCGGAGCCAAGAGCATCGTCGTGGTGGCCGGAGTTCAGCAGCGCACCATGGCCGCGCTCATCAGCCTCCAAGGCAACGGGATCTCCAAGCCGAAGGACCTGGAGGGCAAGACACTCGCCGACAGCCCGGGTTCGGTGGTGCGCAACCTCTTCCCCACCTACGCCAAGCTGGCGGGCGTCGACGCGACGAAGGTCACCTGGGTCAACGGCGCACCCGCGAACCTCATCGGCCTGCTGGCAAGCGGCACCGTGGCGGGCATCGGTCAGTTCGTGGTGGGCGAGCCGACGGTGGAGTCGGTGGCCAAGGGCAGGCAAGCCGTCGTGCTTCCCTACAGCGATGTGATGAGCGATCTCTACGGCAACGTGCTGGTCACCACGACCACGATCGCCCGGGAGCAGCCGGACCTGGCCAAACGTTTCATCGCGGCCCTGATGAAAGGGCTCGTTCACAGCATCGACAACCCGGACGAGACTGGCCGAATCCTCCAGAAGAACGTCCCAGCGTCGGCGGCCGCCCCCGCCGCCGCCGAACTCACCCTGATGAGTGCTTTCGTCCGGCCGGAAGGCTCCGGCGACGTGGTCGGCACGATCGATACGAAGCGGGTCGCCGGCAGCATCAAGCTGCTCCAGGACGCCGGTGCCGTGCCGTCCGGGCTGACCCCCGACCAGCTCATCAGCGCAGACCTGACACCGAAGCCCTGA
- a CDS encoding ABC transporter permease has translation MAEAGDSRPARRVVPHGRATVTAVGWPALGLAVAIGGWWLVTSAFPLVHPAVLPPPAEVLTAFQVKSAELLAGLTTTTLETVAGFLISVVAGVLIGLLLATSRAAERMFSPLLVAINAVPKIALGPLLVVSLGWGQRPILTMVFLLSFFPIVISTTTGLTTTPAELAELARSLDASRWQTFRKVRLPAALPHIFVGLKVAMPLAAIGAVIGEFQAGEGGLGYQIVQYSGIADSATAWAAIVLLGTMSVALYSALVLVERLALPWVRETTSER, from the coding sequence ATGGCCGAGGCGGGCGACTCCCGACCCGCGAGACGTGTCGTTCCCCACGGGCGCGCGACGGTCACGGCGGTGGGGTGGCCCGCTCTCGGGCTCGCGGTCGCGATCGGCGGCTGGTGGCTGGTCACCTCGGCGTTCCCCCTCGTCCATCCGGCGGTGCTGCCGCCACCCGCCGAGGTCCTGACCGCTTTCCAGGTGAAGTCGGCGGAACTGCTCGCCGGACTGACCACGACAACTCTGGAGACGGTGGCCGGCTTCCTGATCTCCGTGGTCGCCGGAGTGCTGATCGGGCTGCTCCTGGCCACCTCGCGGGCGGCCGAGCGGATGTTCTCGCCCCTGCTGGTGGCGATCAACGCGGTGCCGAAGATCGCGCTCGGGCCGCTGCTGGTCGTCTCACTCGGCTGGGGGCAGCGGCCCATCCTGACCATGGTCTTCCTGCTCTCTTTCTTCCCGATCGTGATCTCCACCACGACCGGCCTGACCACGACGCCCGCCGAACTCGCCGAACTGGCCCGATCCCTGGACGCCTCGCGCTGGCAGACCTTCCGCAAGGTACGGCTACCGGCCGCGCTGCCGCACATCTTCGTCGGGCTGAAGGTCGCCATGCCGCTGGCCGCCATCGGCGCTGTGATCGGCGAGTTCCAGGCCGGCGAGGGAGGCCTCGGCTACCAGATCGTCCAGTACAGCGGAATCGCCGACAGCGCCACCGCCTGGGCGGCGATCGTCCTGCTGGGAACGATGAGCGTCGCGCTCTACTCCGCCCTTGTGCTTGTCGAGCGACTGGCGCTGCCCTGGGTACGGGAAACCACGTCAGAGCGCTGA
- a CDS encoding ABC-F family ATP-binding cassette domain-containing protein encodes MSTVIALPARARAHLNATDLYVSRGGRPVLTGVDLTVSAGARLGVVGENGRGKTTLLQVLAGTLTPDAGTVHRVGTLAVADQEMPIGDDRTVGGLIDHELAQVRSVLRAFESATLALAEERPGAEQAYGDALAVAESIGAWEADRRVDISLAALGAVSDRARPLAGLSVGQRYRIRLACLLGAGHDLLLLDEPTNHLDADGLDHLTARLRDHPGGVVLVSHDRALLSDVVTAVLDLDPTSDGRPRTYGGGYMGYHEGRRAERERWEVAYRDQQLERQRLAHDLSAAQNRLSTGWRPEKGTGKHTRATRAPALVRAVHRRQEELEAHVLDVPRPPLRFQMPQLDAPQGVTLLRADGVTVRGRLRAPQSVLLRSGDRLVVTGANGTGKSSLLSVLAGTLAPESGTVQRKRGVRVGLLAQVSPRPLRQRAFEVYDTVVGRLVSSGKLAEAGTIGLGQLGLLPSEAAHRPVADLSIGQRRRLDLAVLLAARPHVLLLDEPTNHLSMALVEELTQALAVTGAAVVLATHDRQLLRDTASWPRLHL; translated from the coding sequence ATGTCCACCGTCATTGCTCTACCGGCCCGTGCGCGGGCCCATCTCAATGCCACTGACCTGTACGTGTCTCGCGGCGGCCGGCCGGTCCTGACCGGCGTGGACCTGACCGTCTCTGCCGGCGCCCGGCTGGGGGTGGTCGGCGAGAACGGCCGCGGCAAGACCACGCTGCTGCAGGTGCTCGCGGGCACCCTGACCCCCGACGCGGGCACCGTGCACCGAGTGGGCACGCTCGCCGTCGCCGACCAGGAGATGCCGATCGGGGACGATCGCACGGTCGGCGGCCTGATCGACCACGAGCTCGCCCAGGTACGCAGCGTGCTGCGCGCGTTCGAGTCGGCAACCCTCGCGCTCGCCGAGGAACGTCCCGGCGCTGAGCAGGCCTATGGCGACGCGCTGGCGGTCGCGGAGTCCATCGGCGCGTGGGAGGCCGACCGCCGGGTCGACATCTCGCTGGCCGCGCTCGGCGCGGTGAGCGACCGGGCCCGGCCGCTGGCCGGGCTGTCAGTCGGTCAGCGGTACCGGATCCGCCTGGCCTGCCTTCTGGGTGCCGGGCATGACCTGCTGCTGCTGGACGAGCCCACCAACCATCTGGACGCCGACGGCCTCGACCACCTGACTGCCAGGCTGCGCGATCACCCGGGCGGGGTGGTGCTGGTCAGCCACGATCGCGCGCTGCTGTCCGACGTGGTCACCGCGGTGCTCGACCTGGATCCGACCAGCGACGGGCGCCCCCGTACCTACGGCGGCGGGTACATGGGCTACCACGAGGGCCGGCGCGCCGAACGCGAACGCTGGGAGGTCGCCTACCGCGACCAGCAACTGGAGCGGCAGCGCCTAGCTCACGATCTGTCCGCCGCCCAGAACCGGCTCTCGACCGGGTGGCGGCCGGAGAAAGGGACCGGCAAACACACCCGCGCGACCCGGGCGCCGGCGCTGGTACGGGCGGTGCACCGGCGGCAGGAGGAGCTGGAGGCGCACGTCCTCGATGTGCCCAGGCCGCCGCTGCGCTTCCAGATGCCGCAGTTGGACGCGCCACAGGGCGTCACGCTGCTGAGGGCTGACGGGGTGACGGTTCGCGGCAGGCTCCGCGCCCCGCAGTCGGTGCTTCTGCGGTCGGGCGACCGCCTGGTGGTGACCGGCGCCAACGGCACCGGTAAATCCAGCCTGCTGTCCGTGCTCGCGGGCACCCTGGCACCGGAGTCGGGCACCGTGCAGAGGAAGCGCGGGGTACGCGTCGGGCTGCTCGCGCAGGTGTCACCCCGGCCGCTGCGGCAGCGGGCCTTCGAGGTCTACGACACCGTCGTGGGCCGGCTCGTCAGTTCCGGCAAGCTCGCCGAGGCCGGCACGATCGGGCTCGGCCAGCTGGGCCTGCTGCCTTCCGAAGCCGCACACCGGCCGGTCGCCGATCTGTCGATCGGGCAGCGGCGGCGGCTCGACCTGGCGGTCCTGCTGGCCGCGCGCCCGCACGTCTTACTGCTCGACGAGCCGACCAACCACCTGTCGATGGCCCTGGTGGAGGAGCTGACGCAGGCGCTGGCCGTCACGGGCGCCGCGGTGGTGCTGGCCACCCACGACCGGCAGCTGCTGCGCGACACGGCGTCCTGGCCGCGTCTCCACCTGTGA
- a CDS encoding Fpg/Nei family DNA glycosylase, producing MPELPDVEGFRRVLSEHTGEPIRAVRVRDPGVLRGIGARQLTDALRGHRFERPWRHGKWLIAPAGGPVLMLHFGMTGSLSWHALDAPWHRHDRVVWRFDDGELRFRDMRKLQGIRLAADETQAERMLGDLGPDAREVARERFDELLSGRRGRLKSVLTDQTFLAGLGNLLADEICWHARINPQRAVADLDETERSALYGAMRRVLRESIKAGCVPSRDTWLTGARDEPDGPCPRCGTPLSRRRMTGRTTVWCPACQPS from the coding sequence GTGCCGGAACTCCCTGATGTGGAGGGCTTCCGCCGGGTGTTGTCGGAGCACACCGGCGAGCCGATCAGGGCCGTGCGCGTGCGCGACCCTGGGGTTCTTCGTGGCATCGGCGCGCGGCAACTGACCGATGCGCTGCGAGGACACCGGTTCGAGCGGCCGTGGCGGCACGGCAAGTGGCTGATCGCGCCCGCCGGCGGGCCGGTGCTGATGCTGCACTTCGGCATGACCGGCTCACTGTCCTGGCATGCCCTTGACGCACCATGGCACCGGCATGACCGTGTCGTGTGGCGGTTCGACGACGGTGAGCTGCGCTTCCGCGACATGCGGAAACTCCAGGGCATCCGCCTTGCCGCCGATGAGACGCAGGCCGAGCGGATGCTCGGCGATCTCGGCCCGGACGCGCGCGAGGTGGCACGCGAGCGCTTCGACGAGCTGCTGTCGGGCCGCCGGGGACGGCTCAAGTCGGTGCTGACCGACCAGACATTCCTCGCCGGCCTGGGCAACCTGCTCGCCGACGAGATCTGCTGGCATGCCCGTATCAATCCTCAGCGTGCCGTGGCAGACCTGGACGAAACCGAACGCTCGGCGCTGTACGGGGCGATGCGGCGGGTCCTGCGAGAGTCCATCAAGGCCGGATGTGTGCCCTCACGTGACACCTGGCTCACCGGAGCCCGCGATGAGCCTGATGGCCCCTGCCCGCGCTGTGGCACGCCTCTGTCCCGCCGTCGTATGACCGGTCGTACGACGGTCTGGTGCCCTGCCTGCCAACCTTCCTGA